In a genomic window of Sarcophilus harrisii chromosome 4, mSarHar1.11, whole genome shotgun sequence:
- the GPSM3 gene encoding G-protein-signaling modulator 3 isoform X3, whose translation MLQSDNLDKPISPHQHPLPQDPQTENRLRCPSLQPPLLPPIPFSPPPTNGDGDRETPGRRRRAFPQMIKAGPLSILSDLGDLHPQVLLIPEIKTKTELFLDLVAEAQSKRLEGQRATFHIPSGSLATTSVRVQVSEDRDQLYSTILSHQCQRIEAQRSDPPLPPGGQELLELLLRVQGNGRMEEQRSRPPSHTC comes from the exons ATGTTGCAATCTGATAATCTTGATAAACCTATTTCTCCTCATCAACATCCACTTCCCCAGGACCCTCAAACTGAGAATA GGCTCAGGTGTCCAAGTCTACAACCACCACTACTGCCTCCAATCCCCTTCTCACCTCCCCCTACTAACggggatggagacagagagactccaggaagaagaagaag AGCCTTCCCCCAGATGATCAAGGCTGGCCCCCTCTCAATACTATCAGACCTTGGAGATCTGCACCCCCAAGTCCTCCTCATTCCAGAGATCAAAACAAAG ACAGAACTCTTCTTGGACTTAGTAGCAGAAGCTCAGTCCAAAAGGCTTGAAGGACAGAGAGCCACCTTCCACATTCCCTCTGGCTCCCTAGCCACAACCTCAGTCAGAGTCCAGGTTTCAGAGGACAGAGACCAGCTCTACAGCACCATCCTCAGTCACCAG TGCCAACGTATTGAAGCTCAACGTTCAGACCCACCTCTTCCACCAGGAGGGCAAGAGCTCCTGGAGCTGTTGTTGAGGGTGCAGGGAAATGGCCGAATGGAGGAGCAAAGATCCAGACCTCCTTCACATACCTGCTGA
- the GPSM3 gene encoding G-protein-signaling modulator 3 isoform X1, with protein METERLQEEEEGEIEQSLPPDDQGWPPLNTIRPWRSAPPSPPHSRDQNKDLGPRSASMLSLQTELFLDLVAEAQSKRLEGQRATFHIPSGSLATTSVRVQVSEDRDQLYSTILSHQCQRIEAQRSDPPLPPGGQELLELLLRVQGNGRMEEQRSRPPSHTC; from the exons atggagacagagagactccaggaagaagaagaaggtgaGATTGAGCAG AGCCTTCCCCCAGATGATCAAGGCTGGCCCCCTCTCAATACTATCAGACCTTGGAGATCTGCACCCCCAAGTCCTCCTCATTCCAGAGATCAAAACAAAG ACCTAGGACCCCGCTCCGCCTCCATGCTCTCCCTGCAGACAGAACTCTTCTTGGACTTAGTAGCAGAAGCTCAGTCCAAAAGGCTTGAAGGACAGAGAGCCACCTTCCACATTCCCTCTGGCTCCCTAGCCACAACCTCAGTCAGAGTCCAGGTTTCAGAGGACAGAGACCAGCTCTACAGCACCATCCTCAGTCACCAG TGCCAACGTATTGAAGCTCAACGTTCAGACCCACCTCTTCCACCAGGAGGGCAAGAGCTCCTGGAGCTGTTGTTGAGGGTGCAGGGAAATGGCCGAATGGAGGAGCAAAGATCCAGACCTCCTTCACATACCTGCTGA